In the Pan paniscus chromosome 8, NHGRI_mPanPan1-v2.0_pri, whole genome shotgun sequence genome, one interval contains:
- the EXOSC1 gene encoding exosome complex component CSL4 isoform X4, with protein sequence MWGPCHLRTLFEELSARKMSEQLKKTRLLVEIYKSFRPGDIVLAKVISLGDAQSNYLLTTAENELGVVVAHSESGIQMVPISWCEMQCPKTHTKEFRKVARVQPEFLQT encoded by the exons ATGTGGGGTCCATGCCACTTAAGAACTCTTTTCGAGGAACTATCCG caAGGAAGATGTCCGAGCAACTGAAAAAGACAAGGTTGTtg GTTGAAATTTATAAGAGTTTCCGCCCAGGTGACATTGTCTTGGCCAAAGTG ATCTCCTTAGGTGATGCACAGTCCAACTACCTGCTAACCACCGCCGAGAAcgagctgggagtggtggtagcCCACAGTGAGTCAG GTATCCAGATGGTTCCCATCAGCTGGTGTGAGATGCAGTGCCCTAAGACCCACACTAAAGAATTCCGGAAAGTAGCCCGAGTACAACCCGAATTCTTGCAGACCTAA
- the EXOSC1 gene encoding exosome complex component CSL4 isoform X2 codes for MEFTRKDKEYQLTRVLLRNCAWVWPMRKRLRFHPGFGTAAIMAPPVRYCIPGERLCNLEEGSPGSGTYTRHGYIFSSLAGCLMKSSENGAVSSINSRFAKVHILYVGSMPLKNSFRGTIRKEDVRATEKDKVEIYKSFRPGDIVLAKVISLGDAQSNYLLTTAENELGVVVAHSESGIQMVPISWCEMQCPKTHTKEFRKVARVQPEFLQT; via the exons ATGGAGTTTACGCGCAAGGATAAAGAATACCAATTGACACGTGTCTTACTGCGGAACTGTGCCTGGGTTTGGCCAATGAGAAAGCGACTTCGTTTTCATCCGGGTTTTGGGACAGCGGCAATCATGGCGCCACCCGTGAGATACTGCATCCCCG GCGAACGTCTGTGTAACTTGGAGGAGGGCAGCCCGGGCAGCGGCACCTACACCCGCCACGGCTACATCTTTTCGTCGCTTGCCGGTTGTCTGATGAAGAGCAGCGAGAATGGCGCG GTCTCTAGCATCAATTCACGCTTTGCCAAAGTACACATCCTGTATGTGGGGTCCATGCCACTTAAGAACTCTTTTCGAGGAACTATCCG caAGGAAGATGTCCGAGCAACTGAAAAAGACAAG GTTGAAATTTATAAGAGTTTCCGCCCAGGTGACATTGTCTTGGCCAAAGTG ATCTCCTTAGGTGATGCACAGTCCAACTACCTGCTAACCACCGCCGAGAAcgagctgggagtggtggtagcCCACAGTGAGTCAG GTATCCAGATGGTTCCCATCAGCTGGTGTGAGATGCAGTGCCCTAAGACCCACACTAAAGAATTCCGGAAAGTAGCCCGAGTACAACCCGAATTCTTGCAGACCTAA
- the PGAM1 gene encoding phosphoglycerate mutase 1, protein MAAYKLVLIRHGESAWNLENRFSGWYDADLSPAGHEEAKRGGQALRDAGYEFDICFTSVQKRAIRTLWTVLDAIDQMWLPVVRTWRLNERHYGGLTGLNKAETAAKHGEAQVKIWRRSYDVPPPPMEPDHPFYSNISKDRRYADLTEDQLPSCESLKDTIARALPFWNEEIVPQIKEGKRVLIAAHGNSLRGIVKHLEGLSEEAIMELNLPTGIPIVYELDKNLKPIKPMQFLGDEETVRKAMEAVAAQGKAKK, encoded by the exons ATGGCCGCCTACAAACTGGTGCTGATCCGGCACGGCGAGAGCGCATGGAACCTGGAGAACCGCTTCAGCGGCTGGTACGACGCCGACCTCAGCCCGGCGGGCCACGAGGAGGCGAAGCGCGGCGGGCAGGCGCTACGAG ATGCTGGCTATGAGTTTGACATCTGCTTCACCTCAGTGCAGAAGAGAGCGATCCGGACCCTCTGGACAGTGCTAGATGCCATTGATCAGATGTGGCTGCCAGTGGTGAGGACTTGGCGCCTCAACGAGCGGCACTATGGGGGTCTAACCGGTCTCAATAAAGCAGAAACTGCTGCAAAGCATGGTGAGGCCCAGGTGAAGATCTGGAGGCGCTCCTATGATGTCCCACCACCTCCGATGGAGCCCGACCATCCTTTCTACAGCAACATCAGTAAG GATCGCAGGTATGCAGACCTCACAGAAGATCAGCTACCCTCCTGTGAGAGTCTGAAGGATACTATTGCCAGAGCTCTGCCCTTCTGGAATGAAGAAATAGTTCCCCAGATCAAGGAGGGGAAACGTGTACTGATTGCAGCCCATGGCAACAGCCTCCGGGGCATTGTCAAGCATCTGGAGG GTCTCTCTGAAGAGGCTATCATGGAGCTGAACCTGCCGACTGGTATTCCCATTGTCTATGAATTGGACAAGAACTTGAAGCCTATCAAGCCCATGCAGTTTCTGGGGGATGAAGAGACGGTGCGCAAAGCCATGGAAGCTGTGGCTGCCCAGGGCAAGGCCAAGAAGTGA
- the EXOSC1 gene encoding exosome complex component CSL4 isoform X3 codes for MARSLASIHALPKYTSCMWGPCHLRTLFEELSARKMSEQLKKTRLLVEIYKSFRPGDIVLAKVISLGDAQSNYLLTTAENELGVVVAHSESGIQMVPISWCEMQCPKTHTKEFRKVARVQPEFLQT; via the exons ATGGCGCG GTCTCTAGCATCAATTCACGCTTTGCCAAAGTACACATCCTGTATGTGGGGTCCATGCCACTTAAGAACTCTTTTCGAGGAACTATCCG caAGGAAGATGTCCGAGCAACTGAAAAAGACAAGGTTGTtg GTTGAAATTTATAAGAGTTTCCGCCCAGGTGACATTGTCTTGGCCAAAGTG ATCTCCTTAGGTGATGCACAGTCCAACTACCTGCTAACCACCGCCGAGAAcgagctgggagtggtggtagcCCACAGTGAGTCAG GTATCCAGATGGTTCCCATCAGCTGGTGTGAGATGCAGTGCCCTAAGACCCACACTAAAGAATTCCGGAAAGTAGCCCGAGTACAACCCGAATTCTTGCAGACCTAA
- the EXOSC1 gene encoding exosome complex component CSL4 isoform X1 encodes MEFTRKDKEYQLTRVLLRNCAWVWPMRKRLRFHPGFGTAAIMAPPVRYCIPGERLCNLEEGSPGSGTYTRHGYIFSSLAGCLMKSSENGALPVVSVVRETESQLLPDVGAIVTCKVSSINSRFAKVHILYVGSMPLKNSFRGTIRKEDVRATEKDKVEIYKSFRPGDIVLAKVISLGDAQSNYLLTTAENELGVVVAHSESGIQMVPISWCEMQCPKTHTKEFRKVARVQPEFLQT; translated from the exons ATGGAGTTTACGCGCAAGGATAAAGAATACCAATTGACACGTGTCTTACTGCGGAACTGTGCCTGGGTTTGGCCAATGAGAAAGCGACTTCGTTTTCATCCGGGTTTTGGGACAGCGGCAATCATGGCGCCACCCGTGAGATACTGCATCCCCG GCGAACGTCTGTGTAACTTGGAGGAGGGCAGCCCGGGCAGCGGCACCTACACCCGCCACGGCTACATCTTTTCGTCGCTTGCCGGTTGTCTGATGAAGAGCAGCGAGAATGGCGCG CTTCCAGTGGTGTCTGTAGTGAGAGAAACAGAGTCCCAGTTACTGCCAGATGTGGGAGCTATTGTAACCTGTAAG GTCTCTAGCATCAATTCACGCTTTGCCAAAGTACACATCCTGTATGTGGGGTCCATGCCACTTAAGAACTCTTTTCGAGGAACTATCCG caAGGAAGATGTCCGAGCAACTGAAAAAGACAAG GTTGAAATTTATAAGAGTTTCCGCCCAGGTGACATTGTCTTGGCCAAAGTG ATCTCCTTAGGTGATGCACAGTCCAACTACCTGCTAACCACCGCCGAGAAcgagctgggagtggtggtagcCCACAGTGAGTCAG GTATCCAGATGGTTCCCATCAGCTGGTGTGAGATGCAGTGCCCTAAGACCCACACTAAAGAATTCCGGAAAGTAGCCCGAGTACAACCCGAATTCTTGCAGACCTAA